From Triplophysa dalaica isolate WHDGS20190420 chromosome 16, ASM1584641v1, whole genome shotgun sequence:
CGATGTACTCACGACTTTCCTCCGTAAAGATCCGCGCTCGACCAGATTTCAGTCTCTTAACATCCAAACCAAGATCCTGGACGATATTTCCTACAAGGGAACCTTTTGTCATCTCCTCTGGAATAGAATAACGGACCTGCCCGTGCGCAACGGCCATGACAAAGACGCACAACACCAGATGCTGCGTTAGCCATGATGCAATCCGGTTCGATGATGCACATCTTCGGGAATTAAAAGAACAATGactaaacatgtttaaataatcTATAACACTCCAGAGGTACTgtataaggttaaaaaacagaGAGGTGGAAACTATAAAGCGTCATCCGAAAATACAGGCAGAGAATGTTTTGAGCTCGCAGTAGTAAAAGACCGACTGAAATGAAAGAGATATTCGGCAGACTGCATTACGCCAGACAAAGAAGGAGGGTCTAAAACATCACTAAAAATGGACCAACAGCGGCACTTATAGAGCACAACAGGAAGATTACATCAAAGTATATACTTTAAAGAACGACAcctaacaataataataaactttcaATCCATATATGTATTGCTgaataatctttaaaaatatatatttatgataaaAATTGGGCTTAATGCCTATGTAATGGATGCGTTAAGGCGCAAAATTAAGGAAAATCAGTCATAATGACCCATCGAATCTCCGTTCATGATGTCTGAAAACATCccaggttaaaaaaaacaaattcgcAGAGCAGTAATCTAGAGAAATTATTGCCACTGTGactaaaatctaatttataggattagtttaaaaaaaattgccataACAAAACTCACATATAGGCCTAAGCCTACTCTTATTAgtcatttcaaagctttaaGGACATAACTAATAGTTGAAAAACAACAGTAACAGCATTAAGTTAACGTATCTAAACCATTAACTATAGTACACCATATTTTCTGTCAACACTTCAACTATAAATAATGCCATAAATCAGCATAAATCATGGCAACCTAATACAACCAATGCGATATCATATCATTAAATAACATACATCTTTTTAACGTATAGAAGAATTTGCGTTTAATCGGTGCTATTGTTGTTCGAAACAACCTCCTCATTTGAATGCActtctataaaaatattaaataaggcTTCCATAACACTTAATTTATTATCTTACTGCTGCTTATTCTTTCAGTTGTCTGTTCTTATCTCAAGCCTCATCCTAGAACAACCATGAGCAGTAAAAACCTCTTCATTCGTTGaatgttaaagaaaaacataaatacataatgcGATCAAAAAGTGATTTGatataaactattaaaacatatttaaagtaaGTTAGACGTCTGTGAAATATTTCAGTTACCAAATGTCATCCCGTAGGCTAGTAACTTCTGAAACGTCacaattttaaagtaaaattcaTCAAGCCGTACATGGTGAATTTAATCAATCGTATATTTAAAcgttttttcattaaaaaaagtacaacaaaacaataattataatacaaatattaacaataattcaAAGCACACTAAAAAACGAAAACCATAATCTATAATAACCactcatctcatctcacctGATCAAAGGTTTCGTCATTGACCAGTTTCTCTCTCTGCGCATGCGTGAGTGTCTGTGTTCCACTGGTGTCCAGACTAATGATGCTCTCACTGCAAGGTCTGATGTATTTCAGATCACTCTTTCTGGAGTCAGTGGTTCTGCAAACATCATAATTGTACACGTGCTGTAATGTTCCTGTTCCCCCAACGTCTGCGTAAAGGGGCGGATAATACGGAATAACTGGAAGATTTGCTCCAGATTTGTAAAACATCCGCTCGCGTCTCCATCTGTAGCATTTGACTGACAGTATGGCGATGATAGACACGATAAAGAGAAACGAAACCACGGCCAGAGCCAAGACTAGATAAAAAGTCAGGTTGTCGTTGTATTCCTTGTCGTGCGTAAAGTCAGTGAACTCCGAGAGCACTTCTGGGAAGCTGTCCGCCAGCGCCACGTTAACATTGACTGTAGCTGAACGAGAGGGCTGTCCGTTGTCCTCCACTACAACAGTGAGTCTTTGTTTCACAGCATCTTTATCTATCACCTGACGCACAGTTCTAATTTCTCCATTCTGTAAGCCCACTTCAAACAGCGCCCTGTCAGTGGCTTTCTGCAGTTTATATGAGAGCCAGGCATTCTGTCCAGAGTCCACATCAACAGCGACCACTTTAGTGACCAGATAACCCACATCTGCCGAACGAGGCACTATTTCAGCCACCACAGGACCACCAGACTGGACCGGATACAGAACCTGAGGCGCGTTGTCATTCTGATCCTGAATGATTATTGTTACACTCACGTTGCTGCTCAGAGGAGGGTTTCCTCCGTCTTGCGCTTTTACGTGGATGCTAAATTCTTTTGTTTGCTCATAATCGAATGAACGTACAGCGATAATTTCGCCGCTCTCAGCATTCACTGAAATATACGTTGAAGCAGAGACACCATGCACAAGAATATCCTCTAGAAAATACGAAACGCGCGCATTATTACCATAATCTTTGTCATGCGCTTTAACAGATAAGACAGGGACTCCTGGTGAATTATTTTCCATTACATATGCCGTGTATGTCTGACGCTGAAAAACCGGGGCGTTATCATTGACATCAGAGATCTTAAGATTTAAGGTTTTAATGGTAGAAAAAGACGGCAGACCCTTGTCAGTAGCTGTAATTGTTACATTATATTCAGGTGTTTTCTCACGATCTAAAAGACCATCGGTGATCAATGTGTAGATATTTTGAGTGGacgactttattttaaatggtaTATTTGGGGCAATTaagcattttacctggccattTCCCCCCGAATCTAAATCTTTTACATTCAGCATTACTATTACAGTTTCTGGTGGTGCGTCTTCAGGTATTGGGTTAGAAAATGAAATCACACTTACTACAGGAGCATTGTCGTTTACATCTGTAATGTCGATCACCACTTTACTGGAGTCAGTTAAACCACCTTTGTCTGACGCTTCAATGTTTAGCTCGAATTGCTTTGCTCTCTCGTAATCTAAATCCCCTTTGACGGTGATCTCCCCTGTATTTGtgtcaatattaaataaatcaagggCTTTTCCTGAACTACGtgaaaatgaatatgtaatttCACCATTTGCGCCCTGGTCTTCATCAGTGGCACTTACTTGGGCAACTACAGCACCATTTGGTGCATTCTCAAGTAAAGCAACTCTGTAAACAGGCAGGCTGAAGACTGGGGCGTTATCGTTTGCATCTATGACCAAAACACTTATCTTAACGGTGCCACTGCGCTGAACACTGCCGCCATCGAATGCCGTAAGAGTTAATTTGTGAACCTGCTGAGTCTCTCTATCTAAAGGTGCTTGAAGAATCATTTCAACGTATTTTGAGCCATCGTTTCGCGATAACACCTTCAAAGCAAAATGATCTGTTGGAATTAACATATATGATTGAAGCGCGTTAGTGCCTGTGTCTGGGTCTTGGGCGCTGTCTAATGAAAACCGAGCACCGGGAACGGCTGATTCACTTATTtgaaaatctatttcttttCGAGCAAATATAGGAGCATGATCATTTATATCTAATATTTCTACATCGATTCTATGCAGCTCCATTGGGTTTTCCAGAATAATCTGAAAATGTAAGGAGCATGGAGTTATCTGTGCGCACAGCTCCTCTCTATCTATTCGCTCTTTCACTATCAGGGTCCCTTTATCCACATTCAGACCGATGTACTCACGACTGTCCTCCGTAAAGATCCGCGCTCGCCCAGATTTCAGTCTTTTAACATCCAAACCAAGATCCTGAACGATATTTCCCACCAGCGAGCCCTTTGTCATTTCCTCTGGAATAGAATAACGGACCTGCCCGTGCGCAACGGCCATAACAAAGACGCACAGCACAAGATGCTGCATAAACCATGATGGAATCGATGTCGAAGATGCGTTTTGTTGGCATTTCATAAAGCAAAGACGAAACATATTGAAAATCTTCAAATTCAGTAAAGAACAAAGTCGTAACCCAAATTTCTTAAATAACACAAGTAAGTCCAGACGTTACAGGGAAGAGCTCGTATCTACACACAACAAGCAATTGTCTGAAATGAGAGATATTCTGCAGACTGTATGATGTCAGAAACTGGGGGAGGATTTAAAATAAGCATTTGAATCCCCCCAGACACTGACCAACAGCGGCACTTAGAGCATCAGAAAAATATTACAACAGAAATAATggataaaaatacaaacagccatgactttattattgttttacgTAGCTTAATGTGAAATAGAAAtacaatctaaaataaaaatatttctaatgaatatataaatatataatatattattttttaaatatatttaaaataaaaaaagacaaatatataGAAAGTATGGAAAATTAATATATAGGACCAAATAGTCGACGTCATTAGATAAGACACAATACACATACATAATAACATAACCAACAACACTAAATGTAAAGATACTAGACACAAAAATATACGTTTTTTACATGGTCTCACCTgatcaaaataaacatcattattCAGTTTCTCTCTCTGCGCATGGGTAAGTGTCTGTGTTCCACTGGTGTCCAGACTAATAATGCTTTCAGTGCAAGGTCTGACATTTTTCAGATCACTCTTTCTAGAGTCAGTGGTTCTGCAAACATCATAATTGTACACGTGCTGTAATGTTCCTGTTCCACCTACGTCTGCGTAAAGGGGCGGATAATACGGAATAACGGGAAGATTCGCTCCAGATTTGTAAAACATCCGCTCGCGTCTCCATCTGTAGCATTTGACTGACAGTATGGCGATGATAGACACGATAAAGAGAAACGAAACCACAGCCAGAGCCAAGACTAGATAAAATGTCAGGTTATCGTTGTATTCCTTGTCATGCGTAAAGTCAGTGAACTCCGAGAGCACTTCAGGGAAGTTGTCCGCCAGCGCCACGTTAACATTGACTGTAGCTGAACGAGAGGGCTGTCCGTTGTCCTCCACTACAACAGTGAGTCTTTGTTTCACAGCATCTTTATCTGTCACCTGACGCACAGTTCTTATTTCTCCATTCTGTAAGCCCACTTCAAACAGCGCCCTGTCTGTGGCTTTCTGCAGTTTATATGAGAGCCAGGCATTCTGTCCAGAGTCCACATCAACAGCGACCACTTTAGTGACCAGATAACCCACATCAGCCGAACGAGGCACTATTTCAGCCACCACAGAACCACCAGACTTGACCGGATACAGAACCTGAGGCGCGTTGTCATTCTGATCCTGAATGATTATTTTGACACTCACGTTGCTGCTGAGAGGAGGTGAGCCTCCGTCTTGCGCTTTTACGCGGAACTGGAAATCTTTAATCTGCTCGAAATCGAAAGATCGCACTGCATGTATAACTCCACTATCAGCACTGACGGACACTAACGAGGAGACTGGCACTCCGTTAACAGAGGAGTCCTCCAGTATGTAAGACACAATAGCATTCTGATTAAAATCTGCGTCTCTGGCGCTTACTGTAAAAATTGAAAGACCCggtgtgttgttttctttgacAGATGCACCATAAGAGATTTTCTCAAAGACAGGCGCGTTATCATTCACATCTGATATTTGTAAGGAGAGAGTTATGCTGCTGGAGAGAGAGGGCACGCCCTCATCAGCGCACGTCACACTGATATTATACTGGGAGTCTCTTTCTCGATCCAAAATGCTATCTGTCATTAGACTGTAAAACCCATCGGGCGAAGACTGAATTACGAAAGGAACATCTCCATTCAAGTGACAATGCACTTTTCCACTTTCATTTGAGTCTACGTCTTGTATGTTCAATATTGCGATAACAGTGCCAGATTTTGAATCCTCTGATATGTGATTTGATTTGGAAATAATATTAACAGACGGACTGTTGTCGTTGACATCAGTTATGTCAACAATGACCTTACATGAATCCGTATGGCCGCCGCCATCACGTGCGTGAACATCAATTTGGTAATACTTATTTGTTTCATAGTCTATTCCCCCAATAAGCTTCACAACACCAAAATCAGCATCTATTTCAAATGTCTCTGCTGCCTTTTCTGCTTTACTCGCAATAGAGAATGATATTCGACCGTTTAATCCCTGGTCTTTATCGGAAGCACTTACTGTTGTTAAAACCGTTCCTTTGGGGGAATTTTCTGCTATGCTGGTTTTGTACACGGGTTGTGAGCAAACAGGGGCGTTGTCATTAGCATCTAAAACGGTAATATGTATCTGCATTGTGCC
This genomic window contains:
- the LOC130437735 gene encoding protocadherin gamma-A11-like isoform X4; translated protein: MFRLCFMKCQQNASSTSIPSWFMQHLVLCVFVMAVAHGQVRYSIPEEMTKGSLVGNIVQDLGLDVKRLKSGRARIFTEDSREYIGLNVDKGTLIVKERIDREELCAQITPCSLHFQIILENPMELHRIDVEILDINDHAPIFARKEIDFQISESAVPGARFSLDSAQDPDTGTNALQSYMLIPTDHFALKVLSRNDGSKYVEMILQAPLDRETQQVHKLTLTAFDGGSVQRSGTVKISVLVIDANDNAPVFSLPVYRVALLENAPNGAVVAQVSATDEDQGANGEITYSFSRSSGKALDLFNIDTNTGEITVKGDLDYERAKQFELNIEASDKGGLTDSSKVVIDITDVNDNAPVVSVISFSNPIPEDAPPETVIVMLNVKDLDSGGNGQVKCLIAPNIPFKIKSSTQNIYTLITDGLLDREKTPEYNVTITATDKGLPSFSTIKTLNLKISDVNDNAPVFQRQTYTAYVMENNSPGVPVLSVKAHDKDYGNNARVSYFLEDILVHGVSASTYISVNAESGEIIAVRSFDYEQTKEFSIHVKAQDGGNPPLSSNVSVTIIIQDQNDNAPQVLYPVQSGGPVVAEIVPRSADVGYLVTKVVAVDVDSGQNAWLSYKLQKATDRALFEVGLQNGEIRTVRQVIDKDAVKQRLTVVVEDNGQPSRSATVNVNVALADSFPEVLSEFTDFTHDKEYNDNLTFYLVLALAVVSFLFIVSIIAILSVKCYRWRRERMFYKSGANLPVIPYYPPLYADVGGTGTLQHVYNYDVCRTTDSRKSDLKYIRPCSESIISLDTSGTQTLTHAQREKLVNDETFDQQKPPSADWRFTQNQRPGPSGAAATPEVAMGTGPWPNPPTEAEQLQALMAAANEVSEATNTLTPGTMGLSTRYSPQFTLQHVPDYRQNVYIPGSTATLTPNPQQPQQALPPPQASAAQPEPPKAAQTPASKKKSTKKDKK
- the LOC130437735 gene encoding protocadherin gamma-A5-like isoform X23; the protein is MARQVLLFICFLSLGSALGQVSYSIPEEMAKGSLIGNIAQDLGLDLKRLKSGKARIYTGDSAEYIELNKDRGVLLIKEKIDREALCGQTTPCALHLQIILENPMQLYRVTVEITDINDNAPMFSENEMRFEMNEMSLAGARFILERAVDRDVGRNGLHSYSLQPADNFALKYQNVPDANKAVEMILEKPLDREKQEHISLLLTAFDGGEAQMSGTMQIHITVLDANDNAPVCSQPVYKTSIAENSPKGTVLTTVSASDKDQGLNGRISFSIASKAEKAAETFEIDADFGVVKLIGGIDYETNKYYQIDVHARDGGGHTDSCKVIVDITDVNDNSPSVNIISKSNHISEDSKSGTVIAILNIQDVDSNESGKVHCHLNGDVPFVIQSSPDGFYSLMTDSILDRERDSQYNISVTCADEGVPSLSSSITLSLQISDVNDNAPVFEKISYGASVKENNTPGLSIFTVSARDADFNQNAIVSYILEDSSVNGVPVSSLVSVSADSGVIHAVRSFDFEQIKDFQFRVKAQDGGSPPLSSNVSVKIIIQDQNDNAPQVLYPVKSGGSVVAEIVPRSADVGYLVTKVVAVDVDSGQNAWLSYKLQKATDRALFEVGLQNGEIRTVRQVTDKDAVKQRLTVVVEDNGQPSRSATVNVNVALADNFPEVLSEFTDFTHDKEYNDNLTFYLVLALAVVSFLFIVSIIAILSVKCYRWRRERMFYKSGANLPVIPYYPPLYADVGGTGTLQHVYNYDVCRTTDSRKSDLKNVRPCTESIISLDTSGTQTLTHAQREKLNNDVYFDQQKPPSADWRFTQNQRPGPSGAAATPEVAMGTGPWPNPPTEAEQLQALMAAANEVSEATNTLTPGTMGLSTRYSPQFTLQHVPDYRQNVYIPGSTATLTPNPQQPQQALPPPQASAAQPEPPKAAQTPASKKKSTKKDKK